In Elaeis guineensis isolate ETL-2024a chromosome 1, EG11, whole genome shotgun sequence, a genomic segment contains:
- the LOC105038947 gene encoding uncharacterized protein, which yields MSVEVLDGATIRNFVEDEVAFNLSVEDRFAGLDTNHDGLLSYAEMVRELMSLRVLETHFGVDEVGLSPDELLQVYHGLFARFDHDGNGTVDLEEFRAEMREMMLAVANGLGFLPVQMVVEEGSFLKRAVEKSWLRSHRLSC from the coding sequence ATGAGTGTAGAAGTATTAGACGGAGCTACAATCCGCAACTTTGTGGAGGATGAAGTGGCCTTCAATTTGTCAGTCGAGGACCGGTTCGCCGGCCTCGATACCAACCATGACGGCCTGCTCTCGTATGCAGAGATGGTGAGGGAGCTGATGAGCCTAAGGGTGCTTGAGACCCACTTTGGCGTGGATGAAGTGGGATTGAGCCCTGATGAGCTACTTCAAGTCTACCACGGCTTGTTTGCCCGGTTCGATCatgatggcaatggaacagtggaCTTGGAGGAGTTTCGCGCCGAGATGAGGGAGATGATGCTTGCTGTGGCAAATGGGCTTGGGTTCTTGCCAGTTCAGATGGTGGTGGAGGAGGGGAGCTTCCTCAAGAGGGCTGTAGAGAAGAGTTGGCTCAGATCTCACCGTCTGAGTTGCTAA
- the LOC105038949 gene encoding uncharacterized protein encodes MTHRAKLKPNVSPIIYKQADTAPSSKQNVLFIFSLITWRCTCLRGEEKMSVEILDGATIRDFVEDEGVFNGSINDRFASLDTDHDGLLSYAEMVRELMSLRVLEKHFGVDDVGLSPDELLQLYHGLFARFDHDGNGAVDLEEFRTEMREMMLAVANGLGFLPVQMVVEEGSFLKMAVERESAKLAA; translated from the coding sequence ATGACCCACAGGGCTAAGTTGAAGCCCAATGTCTCTCCCATTATATATAAGCAAGCAGACACCGCTCCTTCCTCAAAACAAAACGTTCTCTTCATATTTTCTCTCATCACTTGGAGGTGTACGTGCTTGCGTGGTGAAGAAAagatgagtgtggagatattggatgGAGCCACAATTCGTGATTTCGTGGAGGATGAAGGGGTCTTCAATGGGTCGATCAACGACCGGTTTGCGAGCCTTGACACCGACCATGATGGCCTACTTTCATATGCAGAGATGGTGAGGGAGCTGATGAGCCTTAGGGTGCTCGAGAAACACTTTGGTGTGGATGACGTGGGTTTGAGCCCTGACGAGCttcttcaactttatcatggcCTGTTTGCTCGGTTTGATCATGATGGCAATGGAGCAGTGGACTTGGAGGAGTTCCGGACAGAGATGAGGGAGATGATGCTGGCCGTGGCGAATGGGCTCGGGTTCTTGCCGGTGCAGATGGTGGTGGAGGAGGGGAGTTTCCTCAAGATGGCTGTGGAGAGGGAGTCAGCCAAGTTGGCGGCATAG